ATTTTCAGGAATTGAGCTTTTGCAAAGTGTGAACAAAAGCACAAAAACATCAAATATAACTAAAGGCGGATATGACCTTTTGCCTCTGCCTTTGAATTTTTACCCAACATCTGTATCAAAAATAATGTTTTACACAGAATTATATAATACAAAAAAAGTATTAGGCGATAGCGGCATGTATTTGTATCGTTCTTATATTGAAGAAATGCAGACTAGCAAGAAAATTACAAATCAAATTTTTCAAAAGCGCATGAATGCAAAAGATGTGGAAGTTTTTATTCAAGAATTTGATATTTCAAAGCTACCAAGTGGCGATTATTACTTAGTGGTAGAAGCAAAAGATACAAAAAATAATATAATTTCAGTAAACAAACTTTATTTTGGCAGAGAAAATGAAGTTACAATCGAAAACGAAATGGTTGATAGCGCGTATGTTGCCAAAACATTTGCTGCATATATTACAAATATAGACACATTAAAAGAATACGTAAAATGTTTGCGCCCTATTGCTACTGAAGCGGAAAAGAATTTTATTGATAGATGTAAAAAGATGGATGATATAAAATTATTGCAACAATTTTTCTTTAGCTTTTGGCATAATAGAAACCAATTGGAGCCAGAAGCAGATTGGATAAGATATTACGAGCAAGTTATTAAAGTAAATGCCAATTTCTCAACAAAAATTTCAAAAGGATATAATACTGACCGCGGGCGTGTGTACCTAATGTATGGAGAGCCAAATACAATTACTAGGAATACACACGAACCTGCTTCATATCCATACGAAATATGGCATTATTACACGATAAAAAATCAGTCGAACAGAAGATTTATTTTTTGCAACACAGACTTAGTCTCAAATAACTATGAATTAATTCATAGCGATGCTTCTGGCGAAATATATGATATAAACTGGAAAATGAAATTAGTAAAAAGAAATTTTACAACAAGGAGTTTGGATGAGCAAGATCCTGATTTTGGCTGGGGTAGCCGCGTAAAAGAATTTTACGACGCTCCTCATTAATTTTGATAAAAACCTAATAGGTTTTAGAAACCTGTTAGGTTTAAGGATATTTCAAAAACTTGTTAAGTTTAAACAATAAAAAATCATTCTTCTGGGGAAATTTCATTCAGCCTTAAAACATCTGTTTCAAGCAACCAGCCTTGCGTTCCATCAGGTGTTAAAATTTTTATCCAAGGGCTTTTATATTCACTAATTTTTAACTTAAAGCCCGGCTGAATCATTGACAAAACATTTCCAGAGCTATCAGGAGCGCTTTTAAGCTGTGCTGGTTCGTTTACAACTATTGCAAAATTTGAATGATTTATATTGTATTTCCCATAAATTCCTTGCGACAAAGCAAATAAAAACAACACCAAAAACACTACCGAAGCCGAAAAGAGAAGTTTACGGTTTATATTTGAAACAGAAAAAAAGAATAAAAAAGCTGATGTAAGAAATAAAATTATCAACACTAAAACCGCATAAGTCCACGATTTCCACGAAAATAAAGAATAAATAGATTTCCAAGTTGATTTGAAAAAATTATCAGGAACAATATATCCAACTCCCAATGCGGTTTTATTTACAAATTCAAGATTTATGCGAGCGTCTTTATGCGAAGCATCGAGCAACAAACATTTTTCATAACACCAAATGGCATTTGAAGCGTTATTTGCACGAAAATAAGCATTACCCAAATTATAATAAACCTCAGGTGAGTTTGTATAGCCATTTTTCAGAAGTTCATTATATTTTTTAATTGCATCATCATATTTTTTTTCGTTATACAACTTGTTTGCATCAACAAAAATATCATTCGCATTTTGAGTATATGCGCAAATAAAACAACATTGAAATATAAAAAACAATATTAAATATCTAGTTTTCTTCATTTTTTCGAATAAGTTTGAACTTTAATTATCAATTCTGTTGCTTTGTTATAAAGGTCGGTTTTTTCAATTCTTCCTTTTGCAGACGAAAACCTAGCAAATTCGCATTCATTTAGGATATAAGCAAATTCCTTAGCTGTTTCATCTGGCACATTGTTTTTCAACAACACGTCGTATGTATTTGACAAGCTGAGGTCTGAAATTGGAATATTAAATTTATCTGTAATATAACGCCACATTGCTGCTGATAATTCGGAATAATATTTTTCATTTTCATTTCTATCCAAGGCTATTTTTGCATTTTTCAAGCGTTTTTTAGCTTGTTTCATAGCCATTCGCATTTTATATTCCGACACATTTGCTTTTAAGCGAATTTTTCCTCTATAGAAATATAATAGAAACACAAACGCTAATAATATAGCCAAAAGAAGAAGCCAATACAACAAAGAAAATCCAAAAGCATTTTTACGCAAATCAATTTTTGCTTCGTGAATGTGCATAATATCCTGCCCTAATTGCTTTTCGGCAGAAATATTCGACCCAGAGCCTCTTAGCACTTTAATATCGTATTCGGGCAGATTTACTGTTTCATAAACACCTGATTGCGGGTTGAAAAATGAAAATTCCACCGGCTTTATTTTAAAATCCCCGGGCACAGTCGGCTGAATAAGAAATTCAAAACTTCGAGAGCCACTTATTCCATTTGCTGATTTTGAGAAATCATCATTTATATCGGGGTCGAACCATTCAAAACTCTCTGGTATTCCCGGCTCCACGTGTTCAATTAATGGCAAATTACCTGTTCCACTTACATTCAATTTGTAAATAATTCCATCGCCAGTATAGCATTTATTTCTATCAATGCTTGAGTTCACGTTAAAGGAGCCAACTGCACCGCGAAACGATTCCGGTTTCCCATTTTCAGGCAAAGGTTTTACATTAACTGTAAGAGCATTGCCAGATACTGTTCTTTTTTCTGTTTTCATTCCAAATCCCGCAAATGGGTCAATATTTGAATTTGAAAACGGGTCTTGAAAAAATTGGTCAAAAAATGAAAATGGATTGAAATTTTGCTTTGATCTTATCTGAACAACTGCCTCTAATTCTAAAGGAGGAATAGTGAGGGTTCCAGTTTTTTGAGGAATAAGTGCTACTCGCCTTACTTCAACAACTAAATATCGCTTGCCATCAATTATTTCTTCATTAATTTGTGGTTTTTTACCGTCATCTGTAAGTTCTTCAATCCAAAAGCCATCCATAGACGGCGTTTTTTCAGTGCCATACTGCAAAAGATTTATGCTCGTATATATTTTATAAGACACAATAAATTGTTCACCAAGCCACAATGTCCTTTTTGAAGGCACAGCAGAAATAAAAATTTCTTTACCTCCAGTATTTACAGCAGTATTCGGAGTTTGTGTTTTACTTCCTTGTTGATTTGGAGCTGTTACAGTACTGCCGCCACTTGTAACGTTTATTGTTAAGCTGTTTGAATTGTAATATTTTCCACTTACACGCACTTTTGCAGGACCAATAGTGATTTTTCCAGTGTTTTGAGGCATTAATGTAAATATCCACTTAGATTCGCCGGGGTCGTTCTTGATAACTTGCCCATTTACAACTATTTGCATTCCTCCACCGCCCGAATAAGTTGACTGCCCCACAACTCTAAAACCGCTAAAATTTGGGCGAGAAAACTCCTCAGCATTTCCGCCTGACAAAGCATAAGTAACCTTTATCGGCTTTGACATTGGAACAGAAGAATAATCGCTAGTGGCTGTAAATTGCACTTGCGAAAACAAATTCACCGAAAATAAAAATAAAATTATATAAAAAAATGTTTTCATTTTACCAATCTTTATATGTCTCTCCTGCTCCCTGACCCTTTTTAACAGGTTTTGCGTTAATTTCTCTTTGAGTTTGTTTTTCCTTATTTTGTAAAGCCTTAAGCATCTGCTCAGCCTGCGAAGGATTTATTTGATTTTGCTGGTTTTGCTGGTCATTCTTTTGCTGATCTTGCTTGTTGTCTTTGTTTTGCTTATCATCTTTTTTGTCATCCTGCTTGTTATCTTTGTTTTTATCCTGATTTTGCTGGTTTTTATCCTGATTTTTATCTTGGTTTTGTTGATTCTGCTGGTTTTGCTGTTGCTGCTGTTGTTGCTGTTTTAGCATTTGTAAAGCATAGGACAAATTATACCTCGTATCTTCATCATTGGGATTATATTTCAAAGCATTTTTGTAAGCTCCAACACTTTCTTGATATTTTTTTTCTTTCAAAAAAGTGTTTCCTATATTATGATACAAGCGGCTTTTAATATTGTTATTCAAAGTGTCGTCTATCAATTCTGCATACGAATTTCTAGCTCCTTCAAAATCACCACTTTTATATAAGCTATTTCCTAGATTATATCTCGCAATGAAGTCGTAGTCTGATTTTTTTTCAATCGCTTGTCTATACAATTCCGAGGCATTTTCATATTTTTCATTTCTATAAGCCTTATTTCCCTTGAACACATTCATTTGTGAGCTTTGAGCTAAAGCAGATACAGCAAATAAGGAAAGTAAAAAATATGCAACAAAATTTTTCATTATATTCTTCTCCTTTCAATGAAATTACGGAATATATCTTGCCATTTCAATCGTTTTTCCATCAAGAAAAAATCTATTATCAACAAAATTAGTGCGGGAATTAAAGCCCAAAGATACAAAGTATTATAATCATTAAAAACAAGTTCTCTGTTTTCTTCTTTTTCCGATTTTGCCAACTCTTTCATGATTATTTCAGCAGCAGAAGCCAAATCTGAAGTACCCACAAACACTCCTTTTGTAGCTACAGAAATTGATTTCAGCAATTCTTCATTAGGCTTTGATATTACAGCATTGCCATTTTCATCTTTTTTAAATCCTACTCTTATAGAAGCATTGTAAACTGGCACAGGAGCTCCGTTTTGAGAGCCAACAGCAATAGTATGAACAGGAATTTTTCTTTTTTGCAATTCAGACACAACATTTTCAGGACTATCTTCAAAAGACTCTCCATCACTTATCAGCACAATAGCTGGATGTTTGGCTTTGCTGCTATCAATGCTTACCAAAGCTGTTTCCAAAGCATTAGCAACATTTGTACCTTGTCTGCTTATTAGGTCTGTACTTAAATTTCTAACAAACATTCCTACAGCCATTTGGTCAATAGTAATTGGAAGCTGAATAAAAGCATCTCCAGCAAACACAACCAATCCTGCTCTATCTGAGCCAAATTTGTCAAGCATGCTCAACATTATTTGCTTAACCTTGCTAAGTCTATTTGGCTTTATGTCTTCGCAAAGCATGGAATTGCTTATATCTACAACAAATTGCACATCACTTCCCTTCGACTGAACATTTTTATTTACTTTTTTTCCTGCAAGTGGATTTGCAATTGCAATAATAATGAGGGCAGCAGCAAAAATTACAATTATAAACTTTGTTAATGGCTTATACATTGAAAAGTCTGGAATTGTATTTGCGATATTTTTTTCTGAAAATGTATTTTTAATAAACTTACGCCTTTTTTGAAAATACAGCAAAAAAAGCCCTATTGGAACTAAAAGAGCAAGGAACCACCAAATATAATTTATATATTCAAATTTGTACATAGTTTACGGCTTAATTCTTAAAACAGTATATTTTAGTAATAGTTCTAATCCTAGAAAAAGCAGAGCAGCAAAAAGAGGGAAAATAAAAACATCATTTTTATTAGACATTCTTGCAACTTTTATGCGAGTTTTTTCCATTTTATCAATGTCTTCATAGATCTTTTCCAAAGACTTGTTATCAACGGCTCTAAAATATTTTCCACCTGTTACATTAGCCATTTCTTGCAACATAGCCTCATCTAAATTCACGTCAACATAGGAATACGTTACGCCAAGCGGACCTTGAACTGGATATGGAGCTTTTCCTTTAGAGCCAACACCGATTGTATAAAGTCTTATTCCATAAAGTTTAGCTATTGATGCGGCATTCAGCGGATCTATAAAACCACTATTGTTCACTCCATCTGTAAGCAAAATAATTACTTTGCTTGTTGAAGTGCTGAATCTAAGCCTATCAACTGCAATACCAACAGCATCGCCTATTGCGGTTCCATCTCTGACAATTCCATATTCTATTTGCAAAAGCATACGCTTTAAAACCGCATGGTCTGCTGTTAACGGACATTGTGTGAACGCAGCACCGCTAAAAGCAACAAGTCCTATTCTATCATTTGGACGTTTATCAATAAAATCATTTGCTACTTTTTTTGCAGCGACTAATCTGTCTGGCTTTAAATCTCTTGCAAGCATGGAACCAGAAACGTCATTTACCAGCATAATATCAATCCCTTCGATATTATAATCATCGTGATACGAATATGATTGCGGTCTTGCAATAGCAATGATTATAAAAATAATCGCAAGAATACGTAAAGCAGGCAAAATATGATATAAGCGTTCACGCAAGGATTTCGGAACATTCGACAAAGCCTTTAAAGAAGGCATGTTAACAGCATGGCGAGAATGATTGAAATTTCGCACATACCACCAAATCATTAGCGGAACAACAGCTAACAACAAAAAAGCCCAAGGGTATGCAAAAGATAAATCATTAATCCATTTCATGTTTTTCAATATTTTTTTCTACAGGTTGTGTTTCTTTTACAAAACTTATTGCATCAACAACAGACTTCTCATGCTGACCAATCTCTGGCTTGTATTTAGCGAATTTTGCCATATCCGAAATAGACAAAATACCTTTTAGCAAAGAAATAGAGTTTTCGCTGAAATTATTTCTAGAAATAGCGTCTAATAGCTCAGAAGACAACATTTCTTCAGCCTTAATTTCATGTGCATGAATTAAATATTTTCTTAATATTTCTACTAATTCAGTGTAAAAATCTTTTGGCAAAACACTATACCACTTCCTTGATTCCAGCATTTTTTGCAATCTTTCCAATGTGTATTCCGTTGGATTTATGCGAACCAAATCCTCTTCTTCTGATACTTTTTTACGTTTTTTCCTTATGTAAAAATAGACTCCAAGCCCAATTGCTGCTAATAAAACTGCTCCCAAAACATACCAAAGCCATTTATAAGAAGCTTCTTCCTTAACGTCAATAATGTCTTTAACATCTTTCGCTACCGCTGATGTATCCACAGGAACAGTGGTGCAATACAAAAACAAAGAATCGTAAAATAGGTTTACAGAATCTGTTCCATCAAATATTTTTGCTTCAATGGAAGGAATTGTAAAAAATCCGCTGTCATAAGCAGAAACTATCAATTGCTGATTATATATATCCTTGCCATTGCCTGTTGTTTTCAGCACTTCTTTTCTTTCAATTACCTCCACTCCTGACGGCATAGAATCAGGGAAATTTGGTGTTTGAATAACTTTTGCCCCAGCGGGAACAGACAATTCCCATTTCAAATTTGCCCACTCACCCACTTTTATTGAGTCGGGGTTTACAGACATTTTCAAATTACTTTGAGAATAAGTAATTATTGCTGAAAGCAAGAAAGCAAAAAGAAAAAAACATCTTTTCATATTCTTTTTTCTCTTTTTTTAAATAGTTTTACAAGCAGTTTTACAAAATCATTTTCTGTGTCAAAATCAACAACATCAATTTTATATTTAGCAGCAGACTTATCAAGATACAGCCTTATATTGTTCCACCAAGCCATATAAGCCTTAGCGCGATTGCTGTTTTTTTCAACAATAAAAGTTTTGCCCGTTTCAGCATCACGAAGGAAGGACATGCTTGTATTAATAATGGTTTTTTCGATATTATCAGCTATTCTCATTGCTACAAAGTCATGTTTTCTTACAGCAATAGCCATATCTCGCTCGTATCCTTCATCTACAAAGTCGGAGATTAAAAAAACAATACCTCTTTTAGTTACCACACGATTAAAAAACTTTAAAGCACCTGCAATATCAGTTCCCTTTCCTTCGGGCTTAAAAGTAATAAGTTCTCTAATAATTCTTAAAATATGCTGCTGCCCTTTTTTAGGCGGAATATACTTTTCAATTTTATCTGAAAACATTATCACTCCGACTTTATCATTATTTCTTATTGCTGAAAAGGCAAGAGTTCCTGCAATTTCCGCTATTCTTTCTTTTTTAGACAAAGCTACAGAGCCAATTTCAGCAGAGGCACTAACATCAATCAATAGAATTAC
This genomic stretch from Bacteroidales bacterium harbors:
- a CDS encoding GWxTD domain-containing protein; the encoded protein is MRSTLLFFILFLFLSSLHVEAKKLDIFLSYCTFYSPNDGPYIETYLSYNGKNLNYRLNNNNMFQSKLDILILFKQNDSIKAFNKYSLFSSEIKDTNDVNYIFHDQQRISIPNGSYDMEISIKDAYCDSPELNISEKIEIFYDDNKIQFSGIELLQSVNKSTKTSNITKGGYDLLPLPLNFYPTSVSKIMFYTELYNTKKVLGDSGMYLYRSYIEEMQTSKKITNQIFQKRMNAKDVEVFIQEFDISKLPSGDYYLVVEAKDTKNNIISVNKLYFGRENEVTIENEMVDSAYVAKTFAAYITNIDTLKEYVKCLRPIATEAEKNFIDRCKKMDDIKLLQQFFFSFWHNRNQLEPEADWIRYYEQVIKVNANFSTKISKGYNTDRGRVYLMYGEPNTITRNTHEPASYPYEIWHYYTIKNQSNRRFIFCNTDLVSNNYELIHSDASGEIYDINWKMKLVKRNFTTRSLDEQDPDFGWGSRVKEFYDAPH
- a CDS encoding protein BatD, translated to MKTFFYIILFLFSVNLFSQVQFTATSDYSSVPMSKPIKVTYALSGGNAEEFSRPNFSGFRVVGQSTYSGGGGMQIVVNGQVIKNDPGESKWIFTLMPQNTGKITIGPAKVRVSGKYYNSNSLTINVTSGGSTVTAPNQQGSKTQTPNTAVNTGGKEIFISAVPSKRTLWLGEQFIVSYKIYTSINLLQYGTEKTPSMDGFWIEELTDDGKKPQINEEIIDGKRYLVVEVRRVALIPQKTGTLTIPPLELEAVVQIRSKQNFNPFSFFDQFFQDPFSNSNIDPFAGFGMKTEKRTVSGNALTVNVKPLPENGKPESFRGAVGSFNVNSSIDRNKCYTGDGIIYKLNVSGTGNLPLIEHVEPGIPESFEWFDPDINDDFSKSANGISGSRSFEFLIQPTVPGDFKIKPVEFSFFNPQSGVYETVNLPEYDIKVLRGSGSNISAEKQLGQDIMHIHEAKIDLRKNAFGFSLLYWLLLLAILLAFVFLLYFYRGKIRLKANVSEYKMRMAMKQAKKRLKNAKIALDRNENEKYYSELSAAMWRYITDKFNIPISDLSLSNTYDVLLKNNVPDETAKEFAYILNECEFARFSSAKGRIEKTDLYNKATELIIKVQTYSKK
- a CDS encoding tetratricopeptide repeat protein; protein product: MKNFVAYFLLSLFAVSALAQSSQMNVFKGNKAYRNEKYENASELYRQAIEKKSDYDFIARYNLGNSLYKSGDFEGARNSYAELIDDTLNNNIKSRLYHNIGNTFLKEKKYQESVGAYKNALKYNPNDEDTRYNLSYALQMLKQQQQQQQQNQQNQQNQDKNQDKNQQNQDKNKDNKQDDKKDDKQNKDNKQDQQKNDQQNQQNQINPSQAEQMLKALQNKEKQTQREINAKPVKKGQGAGETYKDW
- a CDS encoding VWA domain-containing protein, with the translated sequence MYKFEYINYIWWFLALLVPIGLFLLYFQKRRKFIKNTFSEKNIANTIPDFSMYKPLTKFIIVIFAAALIIIAIANPLAGKKVNKNVQSKGSDVQFVVDISNSMLCEDIKPNRLSKVKQIMLSMLDKFGSDRAGLVVFAGDAFIQLPITIDQMAVGMFVRNLSTDLISRQGTNVANALETALVSIDSSKAKHPAIVLISDGESFEDSPENVVSELQKRKIPVHTIAVGSQNGAPVPVYNASIRVGFKKDENGNAVISKPNEELLKSISVATKGVFVGTSDLASAAEIIMKELAKSEKEENRELVFNDYNTLYLWALIPALILLIIDFFLMEKRLKWQDIFRNFIERRRI
- a CDS encoding VWA domain-containing protein translates to MKWINDLSFAYPWAFLLLAVVPLMIWWYVRNFNHSRHAVNMPSLKALSNVPKSLRERLYHILPALRILAIIFIIIAIARPQSYSYHDDYNIEGIDIMLVNDVSGSMLARDLKPDRLVAAKKVANDFIDKRPNDRIGLVAFSGAAFTQCPLTADHAVLKRMLLQIEYGIVRDGTAIGDAVGIAVDRLRFSTSTSKVIILLTDGVNNSGFIDPLNAASIAKLYGIRLYTIGVGSKGKAPYPVQGPLGVTYSYVDVNLDEAMLQEMANVTGGKYFRAVDNKSLEKIYEDIDKMEKTRIKVARMSNKNDVFIFPLFAALLFLGLELLLKYTVLRIKP
- a CDS encoding protein BatD, yielding MKRCFFLFAFLLSAIITYSQSNLKMSVNPDSIKVGEWANLKWELSVPAGAKVIQTPNFPDSMPSGVEVIERKEVLKTTGNGKDIYNQQLIVSAYDSGFFTIPSIEAKIFDGTDSVNLFYDSLFLYCTTVPVDTSAVAKDVKDIIDVKEEASYKWLWYVLGAVLLAAIGLGVYFYIRKKRKKVSEEEDLVRINPTEYTLERLQKMLESRKWYSVLPKDFYTELVEILRKYLIHAHEIKAEEMLSSELLDAISRNNFSENSISLLKGILSISDMAKFAKYKPEIGQHEKSVVDAISFVKETQPVEKNIEKHEMD
- a CDS encoding DUF58 domain-containing protein — encoded protein: MSNPDLELAKKVKRIEIKTRRLTDETLAGQYHSAFKGRGMTFSEVREYRYGDDLRNIDWNVTARFNTPYVKIFEEERELTVILLIDVSASAEIGSVALSKKERIAEIAGTLAFSAIRNNDKVGVIMFSDKIEKYIPPKKGQQHILRIIRELITFKPEGKGTDIAGALKFFNRVVTKRGIVFLISDFVDEGYERDMAIAVRKHDFVAMRIADNIEKTIINTSMSFLRDAETGKTFIVEKNSNRAKAYMAWWNNIRLYLDKSAAKYKIDVVDFDTENDFVKLLVKLFKKREKRI